CCGGGCGCAAGCATCGATGAACCGCTTGAGCGATTCGCGGTCGAGACTTCGCACCCGCGCTGGCTGCTCGGAAGGTGGATCGCCGCTTTCGGCGAAGAGGAAGCGCGCCACCTTGCCCTCGCCAATAATCAGCCGCCGCCTCTCGCTTTTCGCGTCAACACGCGGCGCGCCGCGGTGGATGAAGTCATTGCCGCTCTGCAAAGCACAGGGCTGCGCTTGCGCCCATCAAGCATGGCGCGCGACGCTTTCGTGGTCGAGGCCGGGCAGGCAGCGACGCTGGCGCAAGCGGCGGAAAGTGGCGAGATTTACATTCAGGACGAGGCGTCGCAGATGGTGTCGTTGCTGCTCGATCCACAAAGCGGCGAGCGCATTCTCGACCTGTGCGCCGCGCCCGGCTCGAAGTCGTCTCACCTGGCGGCGCTCGCCGGCGCGAGCGGCTGGGTGATGGCTTGCGACATTCACCCGCACCGGCTGGCGACGCTTGCGGCGACCTGCAAGCGGCTGGGCATCGAATCAATCGCGCCAGTGGCGCTCGACGCGACACGCGAGCTGCCGCTGCTCGACGGCGCGCCATTGTTTGATCGCCTTCTGATCGACGCCCCGTGTTCGGGCACAGGCACCTTGCGGCGCAACCCTGAGATTAAGTGGCGGCTCGCCGCAAGCGACCTCGCGCGGCTCGCCGGTGTGCAGCTTGATTTGCTGCGGCGGGCGACCGTCACGCTCAAGCAAGGCGGGCGGCTGGTCTATTCAACCTGCTCGATAGAGCGCGAAGAGAACGAAGCGGTAATTCACAGCTTTCTTGAAAGCGGCGCGCCGTTCCGCGTCGTTGCGCCAACCGCGCCTGCCGCATTGCTGACCGGCGAAGGCTTCGTGCGGACGTTCCCGCATCGCGATGGCGCCGACGGTTTCTTTGCCGCCGTCCTGGAAAAGACGAGATGACCGAACAAGTGACCCTCGATGACATACGCCGCGCCGCCGAGCGCATCAAGGCGGGCGTGCGGCGCACGCCGCTTGAACGCTCCGGCTGGCTATCAAGCGAGCTGAACGCAGAGGTGATGTTGAAGCTCGAATGCTGGCAACTGACCGGCTCGTTCAAGCTGCGCGGCGCGATGGCCAGGCTCTCAGGGCTGACCGAAGCAGAGCGCCGGCGCGGCGTGCTGACGGTGTCGGCGGGCAATCACGGGCTGGCGGTGGCGCACTGTGCCGCCGCGCTCAAGCTCGACGTCCGCATCGTTGTGCCGCGCTCGGCGTCGCGCGCCAAAGTCGAAGCCATTCGCCGCTACCCGGTGACGCTGGTCGAGTGTGGCGAAACTTACGACGAGGCCGAGCGCGCCGCTCGTCGCATGGAAGGCGAATCCGCCGCCGTCTTCGTTTCGCCTTACAACGATCCGCAGGTGATTGCCGGGCAAGGCACAGTGGCGCTTGAGATTCTCGAAGACGCGCCCGACGTTGAAGCCATCGTGGTTCCGGTCGGCGGCGGCGGATTGATCGCCGGCGTGGCGATTGCCGTCAAGGCCCTCCACCCGCACGTCAAAGTCTACGGCGCGGAGCCGGCGACGACGCCGACGATGAGCGCCGCGCTTGCCGCAGGTCAGATTGTCGAGATTGTTGAAGAAGAGACGGTCGCCGATGGCCTGGCCGGTAACATCGAGCCCGACTCGATGACTTTCCCGATCACTCGCGATTTGATTGACGATATGATTGTCATTGATGAAGCCGCGATCCGTCGCGCCATCGCCCGTGTCGCCCGCGAAGACCACCTGATGGTCGAAGGGTCTGCCGCCGTCAGCATCGCGGCGCTCAAGGATGCGCGCTTACAAGGCCAGCGCGTCGCCGCCATTGTCACGGGCCGCAACATCACGCTCGACCTGTTCACGAAGATCGTAGCCAGCGCTTAAAGATGAGATTCAGTGGCGCGCCATCCGTGTGCGCCGCGCGCCGGTGAAGAAGACGTAGACCGGGTTCTCGCTGTCGCCGAGCCGCGCCGCCGACCAGACGAAGCGCTCGTCGGCGGCATGTGCCAGGACTTGGCCTTTTTCGGCAAAGCCATCGTCGTCGGTCTCTAGCACCGCGACGGCTACCCACTCGTCGGGGAAAGAACGTTTGATTTCTTTGATGGAAATAACCGCAGACCCATGTCCGAAAAAGCTCACGACGACCTCCGAGATTCGCAGGGCTAACGTATAGAAGGGTTCGGGGTCAACCTTGTCGCCAACGGAATCCTGTTGAGGGCTGCTCGGGCTTGAGACGGCGTTTCGGGTGCTGTCTGCCCAACATTGTACCACCTGCTGTCAAGACCTAGGTCGGTAATTTTGCGAGCGCGATGGCACGCGGCGCGATTTGTTTCTACAATGCAGGTGAGGCGCAATGATTCGAAGGGAGCAGGTATGCGATTGACCGAGATGGTCTCGTGCGCGGGTTGAGCGGCTAAGCTCGCGCCGAGCGAGCTCGCTCAGGTTCTGAGCGGGCTGAACATTCCACAATCTGCAAAGGTGCTGGTTGGCATCGAGACTGCCGACGACGCCGGAGTCTACCTGCTGCGCGATGATCTGGCGCTGGTGCAGACCGTAGATTTCTTCACGCCCATCGTTGACGACCCATATGATTACGGGCGCATCGCGGCGCTCAACTCGATCAACGATGTCTGGGCGATGGGCGGCACGCCGCTGACGGCGCTCGCTGTCACCTGCTTTCCAAAGAAAGGCGTTGACTTCGAGATTCTCGCCGAGATCATGCGCGGCGGATTGGATGTGCTGACGGAAAACGGTGTCGCCTTGCTCGGCGGTCACAGCGTCGATAACCCGCAGATCATGTTCGGTTACGCGGTGACCGGCACGATTGACCCGCGACAGGTGATGACCAATCGCGGCGCGCGACCGGGTGATGCGCTGATCCTGACCAAGCCCATCGGCACGGGCGTGATTTCGACCGGCATCAAATTCGAAAAAGCGCCGCCTGAGGTCGCCGCCGCGTCGCTTGCGACGATGTTGCGGGCGGGCCGTCGCGCCGCCGACGTGATGCGTGAATTCGGCGTCAAAGGCGCAACCGACATCACGGGCTTCGGCCTGCTCGGCCACGCCTGGGAGATGGCTAGCGGCAGCAACGTGACTATCGAGATCGAAGCGGCGCGCGTGCCGCTCATCCGCGGCGCTTACGAGCTAGCCGAGCAGGGATTGTTGACCAGCGGCGACCGCAGCAATCGTCAGTACGTCGGCGGCAACATTGACTTGAGCGAAAGCCTCAACAAGCCAATGGCCAGCCTGCTCTTCGATCCGCAGACCGCCGGCGGATTGCTGATCGCCATTGACGCGACGCGCGCCGAAACCATGCTGGCGCGGCTGCGCGAGACCTACACCGACGCGGCAATCATCGGAGGCGTGATGACGCGCGGCACCCACGCTCTCATAGTCAGATAATCCGACCCTCAAGTTGTCAGATAATCCGATCTTCAATTAGCATCATTCCACCCGCGGCGGCCCCTGGCGAACGCGGGCTCGCAATTTCGCTTCACTACTGGCCCAGCCTTCTTCCATCCACCAGGTTGCGCCGGCTTCGATATAAGGGCGCACGGTTTCGACGGCCCGCTTGCGGCTCTTGTTGCCGGTCGAGCCGCCCGCGAGGATATCGTATGGCCTCGTCGCCGTGCGGTGCTCGTCAACGTAAGCCTTGATCGTGCGGACCTCGTCTACGGTCAGGCTGCCGTCGGCAGGTGACCCGCCATAGCGTTGCGCAATCAGTCCGTCCCATTGCAACGCCCGCCGCATGGATTTCTCTTTCGGCCAGACGCCGACGACCCAGATAGGCACACGCGGCACTTGCACAGGCGGCGGCAGCATGGACATCTTGTCAATGTGATAATGCTCGCCCGCATAACTGAATGGCTTGCCGCTCCAGAGGCCCGCGAGAATGTCGAGGCTTTCATCGAGCAAGCGGGCGCGGGTCTTCAAATCCGTCGCCTCGCCGACTTTGAAAAAGCCGCCGTCGTGATCTGCCGCGCCGAGGCCGACCGATAAGATCATCCGTCCCTTCGACAGGTGATCGAGCGTTGCCACTTCGCGCGCCAGCTTCCACGGGCGGCGGCGCGATGGCGGCGTCAGCAACGTGCCGATGCGAATGCGCTCGGTGCGCACGGCCATAGCAGCCAGCACCACCCACGGATCGAACCACGGCATATCAGGAAAATGGTCTGTGCCCATAGCCATCGCGTCGGCCACAAAGACGCCGTCCCAGCCGGCGGCCTCGGCCTCGCAAGCCAGATCAACCAGGTCGCACGCATTGCCCAGTGAAAGCACGATTCCATATCGCATACACGCCTCCTTACTTGTCACTGAAAGAGTCTCCTGCTGGTCAGTGCAAAAAGAGCATGCGCCTGCAAAGCTGACATCCTTTGTCATATTTCTGTGATAAAGTGGTCGGCGTTTCGAAATGATGTGAAGAGGTAACGAGCGATGCGTGCGGATCGGCTGCTTTCGATCATGTTGTTGCTTCAGGTTCACCGGCGGGTGACGGCGCGCGAGCTGGCGGCGCGTCTGGAAGTCAGCCAGCGGACGATTCACCGCGACATGGAAGCGCTCGGCATGGCGGGCGTGCCGGTGGTCGCCGAGCGCGGCAGCAATGGCGGCTGGTCGCTCATGGAAGAGTACCGCACCAACCTGACGGGCTTGAGCAAAGACGAAGCGCAGGCGCTCTTTCTGATCCAGCCGGCGCGGTTGCTGGCCGACCTGGGATTGGGCAAGGCGGCAGACGCGGCGTTGATCAAGCTGCTTGCGGCGCTGCCGGCCACGCACCGCGACGACGCCGAGTACGCGCGCCAGCGCATCCACGTTGACCTGAGCGGCTGGCACCGCGCCAACGAAGCGATTGCGAGCTTGCCGGTGATTCAGCAAGCGGTCTGGCAGGGGCGGCGACTGCAAGTGGTTTACGAGCGCGGCCCGCACTGTGAAGCGGTCGAGCGCGTCGTTGACCCGCTGGGGCTGGTGGCCAAAGGCAGCGCCTGGTATCTGGTCGCGGCGGCGGAAGGCGTGCCGCGCACCTACCGCGTGTCGCGTGTGACGCAAGCGACGTTGTTGGATGAAGCGTGCGAGCGCCCGAAGGACTTTGACCTGGCGGCGTATTGGGAAGCGTCTACGGCGAGCTTCAAAGCCAACCTGCCGCGTTATGAAGCGCGGCTGCGGGTGGCAGCAGAGGTTTTGCCACGGCTCGCCTTCGCGGGCCGCTTCGCCCGCATTGAACAGACGAGCGCGCCCGCCGCCGATGGCTGGTCGGAAGTGCAGGTGCGTTTCGATGTCGAAGAGATGGCGATTGAGTATGCTTTGAGCTTCGGCCCGCAGGTCGAAGTGATCGCGCCCGCCGCCTTGCGCGATAAAGTAATCGAGATGGCCCGCCGCGTCATTGATTTTTATGTGCAGCCGCCGCGCGCCAAAGGAAAAGCTCAGTACAATAAATCTTAGCCAGCGGTCACTCGTCGTATTCGTCCGAGCCTTGCACCCACATGAACGATTGCAGGTCGATCATGTCCCGCGGCTCTAAGTCCCTAACATCGGCGCGCACGGTTTCGGCAAACGCCAGCATGCTCGCATACGTCTCCCACGAAGGCCGCGACTGGTAATGGAAGTCGAAGCCGTATTCGCGCGCCGCACGGCGCGTCACCATCGGCTTTAAGAAGATGTGCTGATCGGGCCGCGCGATGAATCCGAAGACCGTTGCCAGCGGCCAGGTGAGGACGCGCGTCTGCCGGCGCGGCAGCGCGGCGACGACTTCGCACCAGCGCTCGAACTTGCGCTCGGCGCCGCCCGCGCCGTAGAGAAAATCATAGAGACCTTCGGCAAAGGCGCGCGCGCCCGCCGCCGGTCTCACCGCGTCGCGCAGCGCCATCTTTTCAAATGAGAAGAGCAGGTTGGTGCGCGACTCGACGCGTACGGCGTGCGCCGCGACTTCGGCGAAGCGGCCCGCTTCGAGCAGCGCGCGATAGGCGGCGCGGTCGAGCGATTCATGCCACTGCTCGTGCGCCTGCCACTTGTAGCCGCGCTCCCAGGCAATGTAGGTCTCGTCGCGGAAGCCTTGCGGGAAGAAGCGCAGGAACTTTTGCCGGCAGTGCCGCGCCCCCTCTGTCGGTTGATTGCGCGTCAGGACGGTTGCGGTGTGACGTTTACCCATGTTCGATCTCTGACCTCCTCGCTTTATGGTCACGGCTGGCCGCTTGAGTTGTCAACGCCGCCCGCCGAGTAGACGAAAAGGAAAAGGCCGGGGTGTGATCCCCGGCCTTTCAGGTTTGAGCAGCAGTCGCGCCGTTTGGATTAGATGTCGAGGTTGCGCACGTCGAGCGCGTTGTCTTCGATGAAGCGGCGGCGCGGCTCGACCGCATCGCCCATCAGCACCGTAAACATCTCGTCAGTCTCGACCGCGTCGTTCACCTGGACGTTCAAAATCGTCCGCGTGTCGGGCCTGAGCGTCGTCTCCCACAACTGCTCGGGGTTCATCTCGCCCAGCCCCTTGTAGCGCTGAATCGAAATGTCTTTCTTCGCCGCCGTCATGATGTGGTCGAGCAGCGCGACGCGCGAATTCACCGTCGTTTCGTTGTCGTTTTCGGCAATCACGAACGGCGCGCGGCTGATGGCCTGCAAGTCGCCGAGCAACTGCACCGCCTTCTGAAACTCGACGTGCGTCGCCAGCTCCCAGTCAATGACGATGCGCCCGTTGCCGCGCGACCGCAGCACGACGACTTCATAGGTGCCATGCTCTTCGTCTGTGCCAAGCTCCGTGTCGTAGCTCTCCTTTTCGAGCGCCGCCGCGACACGCTGCAAGAGCTTCTCTTTCTCGAAGACTTCGTGCAGCTTCAGGCCGCCTTCTTTCGACGCCATCACTTCGCCGAACGCCTCGACCACGGTTTCGACCAGCTTGCGGTCATGCAGCCGCCGTTCGAGCTTGTCGAGATAAGCATTCAAATCCGAGAGCTTCTCAAGCGCCTTGCGCAGCTCAGCGCCTTTCAGTTGGGTGCCGGTCGCCTTCACCGTCACGGTGACGTTTTCGGTTGCCTTCTTCATCAGGAACTTTTGCAGGTCGCGCTCGTCGCGCAGGTACTGTTCGCTGCGTCCCTTCTTGATCTTGAACAGCGGCGGCTGCGCGATGTAGACGTGGCCGCGATCAATCAACTCGGGCATCTGCCGGTAGAAGAACGTCAGCAGCAGCGTGCGGATGTGCGAGCCGTCCACGTCGGCGTCGCACAGCAGGATGATGCGGTCATAGCGCAGCTTCGACACGTCGAAATCGTTCTTGCCGATGCCTGTGCCCATGGCCGTGATCATCGTGCGAATCTCTGAGTGCGACAGCATCTTGTCGTAGCGCGCCTTCTCAACGTTGAGGATCTTGCCCTTGAGCGGCAGGATCGCCTGCGTCCGACGGTCGCGTCCCTGCTTGGCCGAGCCGCCTGCCGAATCGCCTTCGACGATGAACAGCTCGCACAGCGCCGGGTCTTTCTCGGAGCAGTCGGCCAGCTTGCCGGGCAGCGCGGCGCTGTCTAATGCGCCCTTGCGCCGCGTCAGGTCGCGCGCCTTGCGCGCCGCCTCGCGGGCGCGCGCCGCTTCAATCGCTTTGGCGATAATCTTGCGCGCCACTGTTGGGTTCTCTTCAAAGTAGCGACCGAGGTTCTCGTTGACGAAGGCTTCGACGACGCCCTTGACGTCCGAGTTCAGCTTGCCCTTGGTCTGTCCTTCAAACTGCGGCTGCGGCAGCTTGACGCTGACAACGGCGACCAGGCCCTCGCGCACATCTTCGGGGGCCAGCTTTTCGTCGTCCTTCTTAAACAGGCCCGCCGACTTCGCATAGTTGTTGATCGTGCGCGTCAGCGCGGCGCGAAAGCCCGTCAGGTGCGTGCCGCCATCCACCGTGTTGATGTTGTTGGCGAACGAGTGGACGATCTCGTTGTAGCTATCGTTGTACTGGATCGCCACTTCGATCCCGGTCGGGTCGCTCTCGGTTCCTTCTCTCTCAAAGTGGATGGGCTGCGTGTGCAGCACGGTCTTGCTCTTGTTCAGGTGCTTGACGAATTCGGCGATGCCGCCGCGGTAGAAGAAGTCGTGCGCCTTCGGCGGCTCGCTGCGCTCATCGATGATGGTGATGCGGATGCCGGAATTCAAAAACGCCTTCTCGCGCAGCCGCTGCGACAGCGTGTCGAAGTTGAAGGTCGTCACCTCGAAGATTTCGGTGTCGGGCTTGAACGAGACTTTCGTGCCACGGCGGCGCGTCTTGCCCGTGAGCTTCAGTTTTTCTTGCGGGATGCCGCGCACATACTCCTGTTCGTAGGTGTTGCCGTCGCGCCAGATTTCCAGGCGCAGCCATTCCGACAGAAAGTTCACCACCGAGACGCCGACGCCGTGCAAGCCGCCCGACACCTTGTAAGCGTTGGTGTCGAACTTGCCGCCGGCGTGCAGCTTGGTCAGCACGACTTCAGCGGCAGAGACCTTCTCCTGCTTGTGGATGTCGACGGGGATGCCGCGCCCGTTGTCGATAACGGTGATCGAATTATCGATGTGAATAAATACTTCGACGCGGTCGCAGTAGCCGGCGAGGGCTTCGTCAATCGAGTTGTCCACGACTTCGTAGACGAGGTGATGCAGGCCCAGCTCGCTGGTCGAGCCGATATACATCGCCGGGCGTTTGCGCACCGCATCACGCCCTTCGAGGACGGTGATCGATGCCGCGCCGTAATCCTGTGCTTGTTTGGTCACACGCTTCTCCTTATTGGTAACTTGCTTTACTGCTCTGCTCATAATCTCCTCTGTCGTCTGCCGGCCCGCGGGCCTCTTCGCGTTCTTTGGTCATTTCGCGCACGGTGCGTTCGAGCTCTTCAAACGCTCCCGGCGCGCTACCTGCGGCAGAGACAGCATTGACGCTGGAGCGGTCGCCGGTCGGCTCGCGCCGCGCCCGCCCACCTTCGACATAAAAGGCCGCCGCGCGGTCACGATAGCGGTTGGCTATCGCCCGACGCGACGTGCTGACGAAGGTTTGCGCGCGCCCTTCGAGGCTAGAAATCAACGCCTCGATACGCCCACGGTCCAGCTCGGCGTCAATGTCATCTATGAGCAAAACGGGGCTTTCTTCGTACACTCTATTATAAATCGAAACCTGCGCTAAATCAAGCAAAAGTAAGGCACTTCGCTGCTGGCCGGCGCTGCCGAAACGGCTGACTTCGCGCGCATCCGCAAGAATCTCCAAATCGTCGCGGTGCGGCCCGATCAAGGCGTGCCCGGCGGCCAGCTCGGCCTGTAAGCGTACGCCCAGGCGCTCGCGGAAGAGTTGCGCAAAGTTATCCAGATCACCTTTGCCTTCGAGCTGTGAGCGATAGCGCACGTTGAGGCGCTCGGCGGCAAAGATCGCCCGCCCGTAATCGTTCTCGGCCAGCACGCGATTCAAGCGCGCGACGTAATCGAGGCGCGCGTCGTGGAGCGCCGCGCCATATTCGATCAGCTCTTCGTTCCAGGCTTCGACCTGGGCGACAAAGGCCGCCGGCTGCTCGCTTTCCGAGGCGGCGGCGAGCAGCTTGTTCTTTTGCTTGAGGATGTGGTTGTACTGCGCGATGGTGTTCAGGTAGCCGGGCGTTGTGGTGACGATGCCGCGGTCGAGAAAGCGCCGGCGCTCTAACGGTTCGCCGCGAATCACGTCCATCTCTTCGAGCGAGAAGACGAAAACGTCGAGGTTGCCGAGATAGCGCGTGACCGCTTCGCGCTTGCCGTTGACGTACAGCTCTTTGGTGGCGTCGGTGAGCGCCAGTTGAATCTGCTTGCTGACCGAGCCGCGCACGATGGTGCCGCGCAGCAAGGCTTGCGGCGCGTCAAAGCGCACGCACTCGCGCAGTTGCGAGGTGCGAAAGGATTTCGTGCTGCCGAGGACGTAGATGGCTTCGAGCCAGTTGGTCTTGCCCTGCGCGTTGTCGCCGTAAAAGATGTTGAGTCCGGGGCCAAACTCACCCAGGCCCTCGAGATTGCGAAAGCCGGTGGCTTCAAGGCGCGTGAGCAGCATACTGGAATTTTATCACAGCGCCGCCAGCGCGTCATCGCGGTAGACAGCCTTCGTCACTTGGCCTATAATCGGACGCGCCCTTTAAGGTTGTGTCACTTTGAGTACGGAGAAAGCAAAGTGGGCAACCCGGATCACGTCCGCCTCACGGACGGATTACAGCAGATCAATGACCGACGCCAGCGCCTTGCTGATTCGCGCTGTGGCGAAGGTCTATTCGCTCCTGAAACGACCGGCCGCACACCTGCCGCTGCCGCATTCTCGCTTCAACGGTTCGCCCGACTCAGCTCTACAGTTGATTACTCCCCCATCATGCCCGTAGAGAGGATTTGCGCACGTGACCGAAAAAATACTGGTAGTAGACGACAGCAACGACACGCTTGAAATGATGACCAAGTTGTTAGAGATGGAATCCTTTAACGTCGTCACGGCGGCGGACGGGCGTGCCGGCTTCGACACGGCGAAGGCCGAGCGCCCGGACATCATCATCACAGACATCCATATGCCGATCCTTAATGGCATCGAGATGATTCGCCTGCTGCGCGGCGAAGTCGAATTCACCCGCGTGCCGATCATGGCGATCACCGCTTATGGCCCGGCGGTCGCCAAAGAGGCGATTGCCGCCGGCGCCGACCATGCGGCGACCAAGCCGATAGATTTCGACTCGTTGATCCGCGGCATCCGCCAGTTGCTCGGCTCCGCCAAGAGCGAGGCAAACGGCACGGCCTGAGGGCGCTAGCGAAACCCGCGCACGCGGGCCGGACCTTCCGCCTTGTCTGTCAAAATCAATGGCCCGCCGCGATCCACTCGCGGCGGGCCATCATTCCACGAACTATCCCTGTGAAGGATTAGCGCAGAATCTGAGCCAGCACTTCCATCGGCACATTGCCGGTAACGCGCACGTCAATGTCGTTGCCGGTGATCGTAATCGACTTGAGCGCCGTGACGAGCGGCGCCATCTTCGGATCGTTTGACGCGCCGAGGAAGCCACGCGCCATCTCCAGCAAGCCAGTGAGCTGCGTGGTCAGGGCGCGCGCATGCTCGACCGTGTCATTGCGCAGCGTGGCGTTGAGGTCAACGCCGTTGGTCACGTCAACGCCGCCAAAGATCATCTTGATCGAGCTGAAATCGCCCATCGGCCCGGTCGGCAGCTTGCCGGCAATTGATGACATCTCCAGGGCGAAGCGCACCGCGCCGGTGGTCGTCGCGAGCGCTTCGGTTAATTTGGCGTTCTGCGCGATGCTGGCGCGGCTGCCGGTCTTCACGTCTATGGCCGCGCGCACCGAAGTGGGCGTGCCGGCGACCGCCGTAGTGGCATCGAGAAAAGCGAAGCCGCCCGCCTCATTCGGCTTGCTCGCCTTCTGGTTGACCGACTCGACTTTGAACACCTCGACGCCCTTGTAGGTCTCCGAGGTGAGCTTTATCTTTTCGTCGGCGCGCAGCCGCGCCAGCAAGGCGCTCTGATTGAGCCGGCCCGAGACGGCGACCGCCGGGTTGTTGGTGTTGCCATTGGCAAACGACACGGCGACCGTCTGCACGTCGCTGAGGCTGATGCCGGCTTCGCTCAGCTCCGATTGAATCTTCTCGAAGGCAGCGCGGAACTTCTCCTGCCCCGACAGCATGCCCCACAACTGGCTTGAGGTGATGCGCTGCACGTCAATCAACAACACGGCGTTGCCATCCGGCAGCGCGTTGAGCAGCTCGGCGCCGCCTTGCCCGGCGACTCGCGCCGCTGACGAACGGACGCCCGCGCTCACGGCGAACGCCAGCATGATGGCTACAAAAACGACTCTCTTCATGACTCTTTCTCTCCTGTGGTTATCATACATTGCGAATTCGCTCCGCGCCGCCCGGCGCGATCTCTTCTTCGGGCGCATATGCAAATAACGAGCGCCGCCGGTCCCGAGTTTAGGTTAAATTGTCCGGCTCGAAAACCGTGTATCCAGTGAAGCCATCTTGCGCGCGCCTCGACGGGTTGCTTAGAATTCCTCTTACCGCGCGGAAGCTCCCTTCACACCGAGTAATACGCAGACGGTAGCCCGGCGAATGCAATTTATTGAACACAGGCTTTCATGCAAAAAAAGAATCCATCGGCTCGACGTTCCGGCGCGGCGGGCGTGTCGGCGAAATCAGCCGCCGCCCGCGCCCCTGAAGCGCCGCCGCCACTTTCATTCATTAACCGGTTGAGGACTTCCCCGCGCCCTCTGCTGGTATGGCTTCCGCTGGCGCTGGCGTTGCTGGCCTCGCTCGTGGCGCTGGCCAACGACTTTGCTTGCGATGACGCGCCGCAAATCCTTAAAAACCCGCTACTCAAGAGTCTCACCAATTTGCCGGCGGCTTTCACGGCGGGCGTGTGGCGGTTCGCGCCACCCGATATCGCCGCCGTTACGCAATCCTACTACCGTCCGCTGTTCAATGCCTGGCTGATGATCAGCAACGCGCTGTTTGGCGAAAGACCCTGGGGCTGGCACTTGCTCGCGCTGCTGCTGCACGCGGCGGCGACCGGGATGGTCTATGTCGTCGTCCGCGAGCTGTTCGAACGCCGCCGGCTGGCGCTCGTCGCCGCCTGCCTGTTCGCCGTCCTGCCGGTTCATGCCGAAGCCGTCGCCTGGGTATCGGGCAGCGCCGCCGTGCTGATGGCGCTGCTGCTGTTTACGGCGCTGGCGTTTTACCTGCGCTATCGCAAGTCAGGCAAACCTCATCAACTCGCGCTGACGCTGGCGTTTTACCTGTTGGCGCTTTGGGGCATGGAAGCGGCGCTGGCCTTTCCGCTCGTCGTCGCTTACCTGGAACTGACGCCGCCGCGCCAATCCGCGTCAGGCAAAGGGCGCGGCGTGAGCTTCACGATGCTCGGCGCGGGGCTACTGCTGGTGACGGCGGTTTACGCGTTGATGCGTTACCTCGCCAACGGCGCCATCTTTGCGGCGGACGAGACGCGCTTACCGCTCGACGCGGCGCTGCTGACTATGCCGCTGGCCATCATTAAATATCTTGGCTTGCTGCTCTGGCCCTTCGGCTACAGTTATCAACATTACACCTTGCCGGTCACCTCGGTTCTGGATTTCAAGCTGCTCGCGCCGCTGGCGCTGGTCATCGTCCTTGCCGCGGTCGTGGCGCGCTATGGCTCACGCGAGTTGCGCTTTGCCGGCGCGTGGTTCCTGCTGACGCTGCTGCCGGTGCTGCTGGCGATGAGCCGCTTCGAGATCGAGCACCTCGTTCAGGAAAGATATCTCTACCTGCCGTCGCTCGGCTTCTGTCTGGCGCTGGCCGCGGGCATCGAATGGC
The DNA window shown above is from Blastocatellia bacterium and carries:
- the gyrB gene encoding DNA topoisomerase (ATP-hydrolyzing) subunit B: MTKQAQDYGAASITVLEGRDAVRKRPAMYIGSTSELGLHHLVYEVVDNSIDEALAGYCDRVEVFIHIDNSITVIDNGRGIPVDIHKQEKVSAAEVVLTKLHAGGKFDTNAYKVSGGLHGVGVSVVNFLSEWLRLEIWRDGNTYEQEYVRGIPQEKLKLTGKTRRRGTKVSFKPDTEIFEVTTFNFDTLSQRLREKAFLNSGIRITIIDERSEPPKAHDFFYRGGIAEFVKHLNKSKTVLHTQPIHFEREGTESDPTGIEVAIQYNDSYNEIVHSFANNINTVDGGTHLTGFRAALTRTINNYAKSAGLFKKDDEKLAPEDVREGLVAVVSVKLPQPQFEGQTKGKLNSDVKGVVEAFVNENLGRYFEENPTVARKIIAKAIEAARAREAARKARDLTRRKGALDSAALPGKLADCSEKDPALCELFIVEGDSAGGSAKQGRDRRTQAILPLKGKILNVEKARYDKMLSHSEIRTMITAMGTGIGKNDFDVSKLRYDRIILLCDADVDGSHIRTLLLTFFYRQMPELIDRGHVYIAQPPLFKIKKGRSEQYLRDERDLQKFLMKKATENVTVTVKATGTQLKGAELRKALEKLSDLNAYLDKLERRLHDRKLVETVVEAFGEVMASKEGGLKLHEVFEKEKLLQRVAAALEKESYDTELGTDEEHGTYEVVVLRSRGNGRIVIDWELATHVEFQKAVQLLGDLQAISRAPFVIAENDNETTVNSRVALLDHIMTAAKKDISIQRYKGLGEMNPEQLWETTLRPDTRTILNVQVNDAVETDEMFTVLMGDAVEPRRRFIEDNALDVRNLDI
- the rsmB gene encoding 16S rRNA (cytosine(967)-C(5))-methyltransferase RsmB, whose translation is MNRQASHPAVSPARRAAFDILRRVYAEDAYAAPLIAALPQTTLAGDDRRLAQELTLGVLRWQSALDYFIERYSGRPLKKLDLAVLIALRLGLYQLRFLSRVPASAAVNESVNLVKRARAASAAGMVNAVLRRAARQLDELPGASIDEPLERFAVETSHPRWLLGRWIAAFGEEEARHLALANNQPPPLAFRVNTRRAAVDEVIAALQSTGLRLRPSSMARDAFVVEAGQAATLAQAAESGEIYIQDEASQMVSLLLDPQSGERILDLCAAPGSKSSHLAALAGASGWVMACDIHPHRLATLAATCKRLGIESIAPVALDATRELPLLDGAPLFDRLLIDAPCSGTGTLRRNPEIKWRLAASDLARLAGVQLDLLRRATVTLKQGGRLVYSTCSIEREENEAVIHSFLESGAPFRVVAPTAPAALLTGEGFVRTFPHRDGADGFFAAVLEKTR
- a CDS encoding threonine/serine dehydratase, which translates into the protein MTEQVTLDDIRRAAERIKAGVRRTPLERSGWLSSELNAEVMLKLECWQLTGSFKLRGAMARLSGLTEAERRRGVLTVSAGNHGLAVAHCAAALKLDVRIVVPRSASRAKVEAIRRYPVTLVECGETYDEAERAARRMEGESAAVFVSPYNDPQVIAGQGTVALEILEDAPDVEAIVVPVGGGGLIAGVAIAVKALHPHVKVYGAEPATTPTMSAALAAGQIVEIVEEETVADGLAGNIEPDSMTFPITRDLIDDMIVIDEAAIRRAIARVAREDHLMVEGSAAVSIAALKDARLQGQRVAAIVTGRNITLDLFTKIVASA
- a CDS encoding YafY family protein, giving the protein MRADRLLSIMLLLQVHRRVTARELAARLEVSQRTIHRDMEALGMAGVPVVAERGSNGGWSLMEEYRTNLTGLSKDEAQALFLIQPARLLADLGLGKAADAALIKLLAALPATHRDDAEYARQRIHVDLSGWHRANEAIASLPVIQQAVWQGRRLQVVYERGPHCEAVERVVDPLGLVAKGSAWYLVAAAEGVPRTYRVSRVTQATLLDEACERPKDFDLAAYWEASTASFKANLPRYEARLRVAAEVLPRLAFAGRFARIEQTSAPAADGWSEVQVRFDVEEMAIEYALSFGPQVEVIAPAALRDKVIEMARRVIDFYVQPPRAKGKAQYNKS
- a CDS encoding LLM class flavin-dependent oxidoreductase, which codes for MRYGIVLSLGNACDLVDLACEAEAAGWDGVFVADAMAMGTDHFPDMPWFDPWVVLAAMAVRTERIRIGTLLTPPSRRRPWKLAREVATLDHLSKGRMILSVGLGAADHDGGFFKVGEATDLKTRARLLDESLDILAGLWSGKPFSYAGEHYHIDKMSMLPPPVQVPRVPIWVVGVWPKEKSMRRALQWDGLIAQRYGGSPADGSLTVDEVRTIKAYVDEHRTATRPYDILAGGSTGNKSRKRAVETVRPYIEAGATWWMEEGWASSEAKLRARVRQGPPRVE